In Gouania willdenowi chromosome 15, fGouWil2.1, whole genome shotgun sequence, one DNA window encodes the following:
- the cnnm1 gene encoding metal transporter CNNM1 isoform X1: MAADVLPCILHPHRLPLLFLFLAVSLTSSLRPAAALLGVRPEDTQSGKLSVQDGILRATEGTRFMLRVYYPAYTASQHPNTSSRADAAPDAPWIAFIEENGADSGDAEGQPRSKGNPCEEEKTRSSDIELLGSFRSTSSHNSVLVELFAKELRRDEVIKYYSMCAFDGSKWEHFSTKDFWLAVVERPPEADVWLLTGVSVLLLGLSALCSGLNISMLALDPIELQVLQNSGTEKEQKYARKIESVRKHGNYILCTVVLGNVLTNTCFVVWMCQILGMTALSAASCTLGIFFIGEILPHSVASRHSLAIASKTLCATRLLMLVFSPIAYPVSKILDFLLHQEISSFYTREKLVAMLRVTDPYHDLVKEELNIIQGALELRTKTVEDILTPISDCYMLSSDAILDFFTISDVMQSGFTRIPVYENDKSNIVDILFVKDLAFVDPDDCTLLKTITQFYKRPMLCVFNDTKLDVMLEQFKRGKSHLAVVQRVNSEGDGDPFYEVMGIVTLEDIIEEIIKSEIVDETDLYTDNRTKRRVSNHEKKQKDFSIFKMAEHELKGKMSPQLLLATHRFLATEVELFRPCYMSEKILLCLIKHPSVVQELKFNPKSKHSPQHFLFQRNKPVDYFILILQGWVEVEIGKEALLFENGAFSHYGMPALIPSLPIGQRYSSRSSGLNQSESLLSGGSVGQLTTGGAPYLPDYSVRQLSDLQIIKITKKQYQNALMATRLDSLPQTPDAVDADLKVRPSAPDARSHSIALPLSHTHTQMGLAHFAHLHPHGGLRNTFQLNERNRIVRSKSDGQRCTNDAVFLNMDDIPYIHEDRPESYEGNDVPPEDSHLSTSPFISTVSLSSSEENLGKRLLRKLSNKRRKKSRDGEQSLEEGSEQPPASS, from the exons ATGGCTGCGGATGTTCTCCCCTGCATCCTGCATCCGCACCGGCTCccgctcctcttcctcttcctggcCGTCAGCCTCACTTCTTCTCTGCGTCCCGCTGCAGCTCTGCTCGGGGTCCGGCCTGAGGACACCCAGAGCGGAAAGCTGTCAGTGCAGGATGGGATCCTGAGGGCGACCGAGGGCACCCGCTTCATGCTGCGGGTTTACTACCCTGCATATACAGCCTCTCAGCACCCCAACACCTCCAGCAGAGCTGACGCTGCACCTGACGCTCCGTGGATCGCCTTCATCGAGGAAAACGGCGCTGACAGCGGTGATGCAGAAGGGCAGCCCCGGAGCAAAGGGAACCCCTGTGAGGAGGAAAAGACCCGGAGCTCTGACATCGAGCTGTTGGGCTCCTTTAGGTCCACATCAAGTCACAACTCAGTTCTAGTGGAGCTGTTCGCCAAGGAACTGCGCAGAGACGAGGTGATAAAGTACTACTCCATGTGCGCGTTTGATGGATCCAAGTGGGAACATTTCAGCACTAAAGACTTCTGGCTAGCAGTGGTGGAGAGACCCCCAGAGGCTGATGTGTGGCTCCTGACGGGGGTGTCGGTGCTGCTGCTGGGACTGTCCGCGCTGTGCAGTGGGCTGAACATCAGCATGTTGGCGCTGGATCCCATTGAGCTGCAAGTCCTGCAGAACAGCGGCACCGAGAAGGAGCAGAAATACGCACGGAAGATAGAGTCTGTGCGTAAACACGGAAACTACATCCTGTGTACGGTGGTGCTGGGCAACGTGCTCACAAACACGTGCTTTGTGGTGTGGATGTGCCAGATTTTAGGGATGACAGCTCTCTCAGCTGCCTCGTGCACGTTGGGGATATTCTTTATTGGAGAGATTTTACCTCACTCTGTTGCATCCAGGCACAGTCTGGCCATCGCCTCAAAGACCCTCTGTGCCACCCGTCTGCTGATGCTGGTGTTTTCCCCCATTGCCTATCCAGTGTCTAAGATCCTGGACTTTTTGCTGCACCAGGAGATCAGCAGCTTCTACACCAGGGAGAAGCTGGTCGCCATGCTGCGTGTCACAGACCCCTACCACGACCTGGTCAAAGAGGAGCTGAACATCATCCAGGGAGCCTTGGAGCTGAGGACCAAGACCGTGGAGGATATTCTGACCCCAATCTCAGACTGCTACATGCTGTCCTCAGATGCGATCCTGGACTTTTTCACCATATCTGATGTGATGCAGAGCGGCTTCACCAGGATTCCAGTGTATGAGAACGACAAGTCCAACATTGTGGACATTCTGTTTGTTAAAGACTTGGCCTTTGTGGATCCTGATGACTGCACTCTCCTGAAGACAATCACTCAGTTTTACAAACGTCCCATGCTCTGCGTCTTCAATGACACCAAGCTGGATGTGATGCTGGAGCAATTCAAGAGAG GTAAATCCCACCTGGCTGTGGTGCAGAGGGTGAACAGTGAGGGGGACGGGGACCCCTTCTATGAAGTGATGGGCATCGTCACATTGGAGGACATCATCGAAGAGATCATCAAGTCAGAGATTGTTGATGAGACGGACCTTTACA ctgacaATCGAACCAAGAGGCGAGTGTCCAACcatgaaaagaaacaaaaggaCTTTTCCATCTTCAAAATGGCAGAACATGAGCTGAAGGGGAAGATGTCACCTCAGCTTCTGCTTGCAACACATCGCTTCTTGGCCACAG AGGTGGAGCTATTCCGACCATGTTACATGTCGGAGAAGATCTTGCTGTGTCTCATCAAACATCCCAGTGTTGTACAGGAACTGAAGTTCAACCCGAAGAGCAAACACTCTCCCCAGCACTTTCTCTTCCAGAGAAACAAACCTGTCGACTATTTTATCCTCATCTTACAG GGGTGGGTGGAGGTGGAGATTGGAAAAGAGGCTCTCCTGTTTGAAAATGGAGCTTTTTCCCACTACGGCATGCCAGCACTCATCCCTTCACTGCCTATTG gTCAGAGGTATTCTTCCAGAAGCAGCGGCCTGAACCAGTCAGAATCCCTGCTGAGTGGAGGGAGTGTGGGTCAGCTCACCACAGGAGGGGCGCCATATTTACCAGACTACTCAGTCCGGCAGCTCTCAGACCTGCAGATCATCAAG ATCACTAAAAAACAGTACCAAAATGCCCTGATGGCCACCAGGTTGGACAGCCTCCCTCAGACGCCGGATGCCGTGGACGCTGATCTCAAAGTGAGACCTTCAGCCCCAGATGCTCGCTCACACAGTATCGCCCTGCCcctctcgcacacacacactcaaatgGGGCTGGCTCACTTTGCACATCTTCATCCCCATGGTGGCCTTCGAAACACCTTCCAGCTCAACGAAAGAAACCGAATCGTCC GCAGTAAGTCTGACGGGCAGAGGTGTACAAACGATGCAGTGTTTCTTAATATGGATGACATTCCCTACATCCACGAAGACCGACCAGAGAGTTACGAAGGGAACG ATGTGCCTCCAGAAGACTCCCATCTGTCCACCTCTCCCTTCATCAGCACCGTGTCTCTGTCCAGCTCAGAGGAGAACCTTGGGAAGCGGCTCCTGCGTAAATTGA GTAACAAGAGGAGGAAAAAGTCTCGTGATGGAGAACAGAGTTTGGAAGAAGGTTCAGAGCAGCCACCAGCGAGCAGCTAA
- the cnnm1 gene encoding metal transporter CNNM1 isoform X2, with translation MAADVLPCILHPHRLPLLFLFLAVSLTSSLRPAAALLGVRPEDTQSGKLSVQDGILRATEGTRFMLRVYYPAYTASQHPNTSSRADAAPDAPWIAFIEENGADSGDAEGQPRSKGNPCEEEKTRSSDIELLGSFRSTSSHNSVLVELFAKELRRDEVIKYYSMCAFDGSKWEHFSTKDFWLAVVERPPEADVWLLTGVSVLLLGLSALCSGLNISMLALDPIELQVLQNSGTEKEQKYARKIESVRKHGNYILCTVVLGNVLTNTCFVVWMCQILGMTALSAASCTLGIFFIGEILPHSVASRHSLAIASKTLCATRLLMLVFSPIAYPVSKILDFLLHQEISSFYTREKLVAMLRVTDPYHDLVKEELNIIQGALELRTKTVEDILTPISDCYMLSSDAILDFFTISDVMQSGFTRIPVYENDKSNIVDILFVKDLAFVDPDDCTLLKTITQFYKRPMLCVFNDTKLDVMLEQFKRGKSHLAVVQRVNSEGDGDPFYEVMGIVTLEDIIEEIIKSEIVDETDLYTDNRTKRRVSNHEKKQKDFSIFKMAEHELKGKMSPQLLLATHRFLATEVELFRPCYMSEKILLCLIKHPSVVQELKFNPKSKHSPQHFLFQRNKPVDYFILILQGWVEVEIGKEALLFENGAFSHYGMPALIPSLPIGQRYSSRSSGLNQSESLLSGGSVGQLTTGGAPYLPDYSVRQLSDLQIIKITKKQYQNALMATRLDSLPQTPDAVDADLKVRPSAPDARSHSIALPLSHTHTQMGLAHFAHLHPHGGLRNTFQLNERNRIVRSKSDGQRCTNDAVFLNMDDIPYIHEDRPESYEGNDVPPEDSHLSTSPFISTVSLSSSEENLGKRLLRKLSQ, from the exons ATGGCTGCGGATGTTCTCCCCTGCATCCTGCATCCGCACCGGCTCccgctcctcttcctcttcctggcCGTCAGCCTCACTTCTTCTCTGCGTCCCGCTGCAGCTCTGCTCGGGGTCCGGCCTGAGGACACCCAGAGCGGAAAGCTGTCAGTGCAGGATGGGATCCTGAGGGCGACCGAGGGCACCCGCTTCATGCTGCGGGTTTACTACCCTGCATATACAGCCTCTCAGCACCCCAACACCTCCAGCAGAGCTGACGCTGCACCTGACGCTCCGTGGATCGCCTTCATCGAGGAAAACGGCGCTGACAGCGGTGATGCAGAAGGGCAGCCCCGGAGCAAAGGGAACCCCTGTGAGGAGGAAAAGACCCGGAGCTCTGACATCGAGCTGTTGGGCTCCTTTAGGTCCACATCAAGTCACAACTCAGTTCTAGTGGAGCTGTTCGCCAAGGAACTGCGCAGAGACGAGGTGATAAAGTACTACTCCATGTGCGCGTTTGATGGATCCAAGTGGGAACATTTCAGCACTAAAGACTTCTGGCTAGCAGTGGTGGAGAGACCCCCAGAGGCTGATGTGTGGCTCCTGACGGGGGTGTCGGTGCTGCTGCTGGGACTGTCCGCGCTGTGCAGTGGGCTGAACATCAGCATGTTGGCGCTGGATCCCATTGAGCTGCAAGTCCTGCAGAACAGCGGCACCGAGAAGGAGCAGAAATACGCACGGAAGATAGAGTCTGTGCGTAAACACGGAAACTACATCCTGTGTACGGTGGTGCTGGGCAACGTGCTCACAAACACGTGCTTTGTGGTGTGGATGTGCCAGATTTTAGGGATGACAGCTCTCTCAGCTGCCTCGTGCACGTTGGGGATATTCTTTATTGGAGAGATTTTACCTCACTCTGTTGCATCCAGGCACAGTCTGGCCATCGCCTCAAAGACCCTCTGTGCCACCCGTCTGCTGATGCTGGTGTTTTCCCCCATTGCCTATCCAGTGTCTAAGATCCTGGACTTTTTGCTGCACCAGGAGATCAGCAGCTTCTACACCAGGGAGAAGCTGGTCGCCATGCTGCGTGTCACAGACCCCTACCACGACCTGGTCAAAGAGGAGCTGAACATCATCCAGGGAGCCTTGGAGCTGAGGACCAAGACCGTGGAGGATATTCTGACCCCAATCTCAGACTGCTACATGCTGTCCTCAGATGCGATCCTGGACTTTTTCACCATATCTGATGTGATGCAGAGCGGCTTCACCAGGATTCCAGTGTATGAGAACGACAAGTCCAACATTGTGGACATTCTGTTTGTTAAAGACTTGGCCTTTGTGGATCCTGATGACTGCACTCTCCTGAAGACAATCACTCAGTTTTACAAACGTCCCATGCTCTGCGTCTTCAATGACACCAAGCTGGATGTGATGCTGGAGCAATTCAAGAGAG GTAAATCCCACCTGGCTGTGGTGCAGAGGGTGAACAGTGAGGGGGACGGGGACCCCTTCTATGAAGTGATGGGCATCGTCACATTGGAGGACATCATCGAAGAGATCATCAAGTCAGAGATTGTTGATGAGACGGACCTTTACA ctgacaATCGAACCAAGAGGCGAGTGTCCAACcatgaaaagaaacaaaaggaCTTTTCCATCTTCAAAATGGCAGAACATGAGCTGAAGGGGAAGATGTCACCTCAGCTTCTGCTTGCAACACATCGCTTCTTGGCCACAG AGGTGGAGCTATTCCGACCATGTTACATGTCGGAGAAGATCTTGCTGTGTCTCATCAAACATCCCAGTGTTGTACAGGAACTGAAGTTCAACCCGAAGAGCAAACACTCTCCCCAGCACTTTCTCTTCCAGAGAAACAAACCTGTCGACTATTTTATCCTCATCTTACAG GGGTGGGTGGAGGTGGAGATTGGAAAAGAGGCTCTCCTGTTTGAAAATGGAGCTTTTTCCCACTACGGCATGCCAGCACTCATCCCTTCACTGCCTATTG gTCAGAGGTATTCTTCCAGAAGCAGCGGCCTGAACCAGTCAGAATCCCTGCTGAGTGGAGGGAGTGTGGGTCAGCTCACCACAGGAGGGGCGCCATATTTACCAGACTACTCAGTCCGGCAGCTCTCAGACCTGCAGATCATCAAG ATCACTAAAAAACAGTACCAAAATGCCCTGATGGCCACCAGGTTGGACAGCCTCCCTCAGACGCCGGATGCCGTGGACGCTGATCTCAAAGTGAGACCTTCAGCCCCAGATGCTCGCTCACACAGTATCGCCCTGCCcctctcgcacacacacactcaaatgGGGCTGGCTCACTTTGCACATCTTCATCCCCATGGTGGCCTTCGAAACACCTTCCAGCTCAACGAAAGAAACCGAATCGTCC GCAGTAAGTCTGACGGGCAGAGGTGTACAAACGATGCAGTGTTTCTTAATATGGATGACATTCCCTACATCCACGAAGACCGACCAGAGAGTTACGAAGGGAACG ATGTGCCTCCAGAAGACTCCCATCTGTCCACCTCTCCCTTCATCAGCACCGTGTCTCTGTCCAGCTCAGAGGAGAACCTTGGGAAGCGGCTCCTGCGTAAATTGAGTCA GTAA
- the cnnm1 gene encoding metal transporter CNNM1 isoform X3, producing the protein MAADVLPCILHPHRLPLLFLFLAVSLTSSLRPAAALLGVRPEDTQSGKLSVQDGILRATEGTRFMLRVYYPAYTASQHPNTSSRADAAPDAPWIAFIEENGADSGDAEGQPRSKGNPCEEEKTRSSDIELLGSFRSTSSHNSVLVELFAKELRRDEVIKYYSMCAFDGSKWEHFSTKDFWLAVVERPPEADVWLLTGVSVLLLGLSALCSGLNISMLALDPIELQVLQNSGTEKEQKYARKIESVRKHGNYILCTVVLGNVLTNTCFVVWMCQILGMTALSAASCTLGIFFIGEILPHSVASRHSLAIASKTLCATRLLMLVFSPIAYPVSKILDFLLHQEISSFYTREKLVAMLRVTDPYHDLVKEELNIIQGALELRTKTVEDILTPISDCYMLSSDAILDFFTISDVMQSGFTRIPVYENDKSNIVDILFVKDLAFVDPDDCTLLKTITQFYKRPMLCVFNDTKLDVMLEQFKRGKSHLAVVQRVNSEGDGDPFYEVMGIVTLEDIIEEIIKSEIVDETDLYTDNRTKRRVSNHEKKQKDFSIFKMAEHELKGKMSPQLLLATHRFLATEVELFRPCYMSEKILLCLIKHPSVVQELKFNPKSKHSPQHFLFQRNKPVDYFILILQGWVEVEIGKEALLFENGAFSHYGMPALIPSLPIGQRYSSRSSGLNQSESLLSGGSVGQLTTGGAPYLPDYSVRQLSDLQIIKVSISFTDNH; encoded by the exons ATGGCTGCGGATGTTCTCCCCTGCATCCTGCATCCGCACCGGCTCccgctcctcttcctcttcctggcCGTCAGCCTCACTTCTTCTCTGCGTCCCGCTGCAGCTCTGCTCGGGGTCCGGCCTGAGGACACCCAGAGCGGAAAGCTGTCAGTGCAGGATGGGATCCTGAGGGCGACCGAGGGCACCCGCTTCATGCTGCGGGTTTACTACCCTGCATATACAGCCTCTCAGCACCCCAACACCTCCAGCAGAGCTGACGCTGCACCTGACGCTCCGTGGATCGCCTTCATCGAGGAAAACGGCGCTGACAGCGGTGATGCAGAAGGGCAGCCCCGGAGCAAAGGGAACCCCTGTGAGGAGGAAAAGACCCGGAGCTCTGACATCGAGCTGTTGGGCTCCTTTAGGTCCACATCAAGTCACAACTCAGTTCTAGTGGAGCTGTTCGCCAAGGAACTGCGCAGAGACGAGGTGATAAAGTACTACTCCATGTGCGCGTTTGATGGATCCAAGTGGGAACATTTCAGCACTAAAGACTTCTGGCTAGCAGTGGTGGAGAGACCCCCAGAGGCTGATGTGTGGCTCCTGACGGGGGTGTCGGTGCTGCTGCTGGGACTGTCCGCGCTGTGCAGTGGGCTGAACATCAGCATGTTGGCGCTGGATCCCATTGAGCTGCAAGTCCTGCAGAACAGCGGCACCGAGAAGGAGCAGAAATACGCACGGAAGATAGAGTCTGTGCGTAAACACGGAAACTACATCCTGTGTACGGTGGTGCTGGGCAACGTGCTCACAAACACGTGCTTTGTGGTGTGGATGTGCCAGATTTTAGGGATGACAGCTCTCTCAGCTGCCTCGTGCACGTTGGGGATATTCTTTATTGGAGAGATTTTACCTCACTCTGTTGCATCCAGGCACAGTCTGGCCATCGCCTCAAAGACCCTCTGTGCCACCCGTCTGCTGATGCTGGTGTTTTCCCCCATTGCCTATCCAGTGTCTAAGATCCTGGACTTTTTGCTGCACCAGGAGATCAGCAGCTTCTACACCAGGGAGAAGCTGGTCGCCATGCTGCGTGTCACAGACCCCTACCACGACCTGGTCAAAGAGGAGCTGAACATCATCCAGGGAGCCTTGGAGCTGAGGACCAAGACCGTGGAGGATATTCTGACCCCAATCTCAGACTGCTACATGCTGTCCTCAGATGCGATCCTGGACTTTTTCACCATATCTGATGTGATGCAGAGCGGCTTCACCAGGATTCCAGTGTATGAGAACGACAAGTCCAACATTGTGGACATTCTGTTTGTTAAAGACTTGGCCTTTGTGGATCCTGATGACTGCACTCTCCTGAAGACAATCACTCAGTTTTACAAACGTCCCATGCTCTGCGTCTTCAATGACACCAAGCTGGATGTGATGCTGGAGCAATTCAAGAGAG GTAAATCCCACCTGGCTGTGGTGCAGAGGGTGAACAGTGAGGGGGACGGGGACCCCTTCTATGAAGTGATGGGCATCGTCACATTGGAGGACATCATCGAAGAGATCATCAAGTCAGAGATTGTTGATGAGACGGACCTTTACA ctgacaATCGAACCAAGAGGCGAGTGTCCAACcatgaaaagaaacaaaaggaCTTTTCCATCTTCAAAATGGCAGAACATGAGCTGAAGGGGAAGATGTCACCTCAGCTTCTGCTTGCAACACATCGCTTCTTGGCCACAG AGGTGGAGCTATTCCGACCATGTTACATGTCGGAGAAGATCTTGCTGTGTCTCATCAAACATCCCAGTGTTGTACAGGAACTGAAGTTCAACCCGAAGAGCAAACACTCTCCCCAGCACTTTCTCTTCCAGAGAAACAAACCTGTCGACTATTTTATCCTCATCTTACAG GGGTGGGTGGAGGTGGAGATTGGAAAAGAGGCTCTCCTGTTTGAAAATGGAGCTTTTTCCCACTACGGCATGCCAGCACTCATCCCTTCACTGCCTATTG gTCAGAGGTATTCTTCCAGAAGCAGCGGCCTGAACCAGTCAGAATCCCTGCTGAGTGGAGGGAGTGTGGGTCAGCTCACCACAGGAGGGGCGCCATATTTACCAGACTACTCAGTCCGGCAGCTCTCAGACCTGCAGATCATCAAGGTTTCAATAAGCTTCACCGACA ATCACTAA